In Polynucleobacter arcticus, the following proteins share a genomic window:
- a CDS encoding tetratricopeptide repeat protein produces the protein MRKALLSLLSMLLMSSVWAQSPVPFLNQEGVAPGTIDFDDSDLNIVGKKKVESEGDGNISVIPQGKDSSQLASVSRQAQADEDLAFEKVYKNPDSLSLNLDLAQLQLRNQNLKGAAASLGRILEFYPNEAIAQLLLAQTEALLGNVVEAKEYFRAVVNNPSAKPDQTANAQKSLDDLIDSEKLWRYGAQIQTGIGGAMNPLNSSKYVTIFGSDIPTNANTNYYDTTWIYYASTTVERAIQSQPNHSIVFSASSFNQQYRSNDLANLGVNTASLAYQVGDITNRVTVGFNSSATSLSGKGFINSNWGTASYQTSVGSNALVNVGVNYGYNNQLEGQNYSGSNARSNWMSGLSLGGKYFFDSNWLGEFNFSRYRYAARASYESYNMTYGVANLSYSTNYGVFGMFSSSITNSYSDADPLSGAQRYVQTNAYGANYSISLNTLSRPQKKDWTLALTYQQGQSNSNVQTYATSSSQYMALILKAF, from the coding sequence ATGCGTAAAGCTTTATTATCACTTTTATCAATGCTTTTGATGTCCTCGGTATGGGCTCAAAGTCCAGTGCCATTTTTGAATCAAGAGGGAGTTGCGCCTGGAACGATTGATTTTGACGATTCTGATTTGAATATAGTTGGTAAAAAGAAGGTGGAATCTGAGGGGGACGGCAATATATCCGTCATTCCCCAGGGTAAAGATTCCTCTCAGCTAGCCTCGGTTAGTCGGCAGGCCCAAGCTGATGAAGATCTAGCCTTTGAAAAAGTCTATAAGAATCCCGATTCGCTGTCTTTGAATCTGGATTTGGCCCAACTGCAATTACGTAATCAAAATTTGAAGGGTGCCGCCGCAAGCTTAGGGCGGATTTTAGAGTTCTATCCCAATGAAGCAATTGCACAATTATTATTAGCCCAAACAGAAGCTCTTTTGGGCAATGTTGTTGAGGCAAAAGAATATTTTCGTGCAGTAGTGAACAACCCGTCAGCAAAGCCCGATCAAACCGCTAATGCACAGAAAAGTTTAGATGACTTAATCGACTCTGAAAAGCTATGGCGCTATGGCGCGCAGATACAAACTGGTATTGGCGGTGCTATGAATCCACTCAATTCTTCGAAATACGTCACAATCTTCGGTTCCGATATACCGACCAATGCGAATACCAACTATTACGATACAACTTGGATTTACTATGCATCTACCACGGTAGAGCGTGCGATTCAATCGCAGCCTAATCACTCAATTGTCTTTTCAGCCAGTAGTTTTAATCAACAATATCGTTCCAATGACTTGGCTAATTTAGGCGTCAATACCGCTTCTCTAGCCTATCAGGTTGGTGATATTACTAACCGTGTTACGGTTGGATTCAATAGTTCTGCCACCAGCCTGAGCGGCAAAGGCTTCATCAATAGCAATTGGGGGACGGCTAGTTACCAAACTTCGGTTGGCTCTAATGCACTGGTGAATGTGGGTGTGAATTATGGCTATAACAATCAACTCGAAGGTCAAAATTATTCAGGTAGCAATGCACGAAGCAACTGGATGAGCGGCTTAAGCCTAGGGGGCAAGTATTTCTTTGATAGCAACTGGTTGGGTGAGTTTAATTTCTCTCGTTACCGTTATGCGGCTAGAGCAAGCTATGAGTCATACAATATGACCTATGGGGTAGCGAATCTTAGTTATTCAACTAATTACGGAGTTTTTGGAATGTTTAGTAGTTCCATCACTAATAGTTACTCAGATGCCGATCCATTAAGCGGCGCCCAACGCTATGTTCAAACTAATGCCTATGGCGCTAACTATTCCATCTCGCTTAATACCTTAAGTAGACCCCAAAAGAAGGATTGGACTTTAGCTCTGACCTATCAGCAAGGACAGTCAAATTCCAATGTCCAGACTTATGCAACAAGCTCATCTCAATATATGGCTTTGATTTTAAAGGCTTTTTAG
- a CDS encoding DUF3313 domain-containing protein — protein sequence MNRRHILTISLFVPVALLIAACSNTSKYLTEPMPQSGFLPNYKLLQLVTDSPADSRVWRYRDPAVDPNKYTSVILDPVYLNQTATQQISAQTLAQVKEVLQYSMVDAINARGNIKIVNNPGPGVAKLAVGITGAEMSNNSLQPWNFTPIGLATNAAAYVAGVNAKTPALIIESKITDSQSGQILGEGLITIQGESFRTGSGSVEAFTNIAKKAVREALMLSARR from the coding sequence ATGAACCGGCGCCACATCCTTACGATTAGTTTATTTGTTCCTGTGGCTCTGCTTATTGCTGCATGTAGTAATACCTCTAAATATTTAACTGAGCCGATGCCGCAATCAGGCTTTCTACCTAATTACAAGTTGTTGCAGCTTGTTACCGATAGCCCAGCTGACAGTCGAGTATGGCGTTATCGCGACCCCGCAGTAGATCCTAATAAATATACTTCCGTTATCTTAGATCCAGTCTATTTAAATCAAACAGCCACTCAACAAATTTCAGCCCAAACCTTAGCCCAGGTTAAAGAAGTATTGCAATACTCCATGGTTGATGCAATTAATGCCAGAGGTAATATCAAGATTGTCAATAATCCTGGACCAGGTGTTGCTAAGCTAGCAGTAGGTATTACTGGCGCTGAGATGTCCAACAATAGTCTGCAGCCCTGGAATTTCACGCCAATTGGTTTAGCAACGAATGCCGCTGCCTATGTTGCGGGAGTGAATGCTAAAACTCCGGCCTTAATTATTGAGAGCAAGATTACAGATAGTCAAAGTGGTCAGATACTTGGAGAAGGCTTAATTACAATTCAAGGCGAATCTTTTAGAACGGGTTCTGGCTCAGTGGAAGCATTTACTAATATTGCTAAAAAAGCAGTTCGTGAGGCGCTTATGCTCTCGGCAAGAAGATAA
- a CDS encoding EF-hand domain-containing protein — protein sequence MKFALNQIPKCFALIIFSAAVVSTTISAHAQSQMSAKDKEIVEKFKVADKNQDGKLTLAEAQAGMPRIAKHFSYIDSQGLGYVTLNQILAVADK from the coding sequence ATGAAATTTGCCCTAAATCAAATCCCCAAATGCTTTGCATTGATTATTTTTTCTGCTGCTGTCGTAAGCACCACAATTAGCGCTCATGCACAATCTCAAATGAGTGCTAAAGACAAAGAGATTGTCGAAAAATTTAAAGTAGCAGATAAAAATCAAGATGGTAAGCTGACTCTCGCTGAGGCACAGGCTGGCATGCCCAGGATAGCTAAACACTTCAGCTACATCGATAGCCAGGGTCTTGGCTATGTCACGCTTAATCAAATTTTAGCGGTCGCCGACAAGTAG
- a CDS encoding IS3 family transposase (programmed frameshift), with protein sequence MSKYSKQFKLKVVKEFLKSGGLKRVSHLFEISHSDVRKWALAYQARGHSGLNPSYQRHSPQFKVQVLEYMAQYQISARPAAAHFGIGSMTTILQWQKLYNEGGITALANRQRGQPPMSQFNIKALLKKPISELTPAELRRRLGYAEAQAAYLKKFRSLSSEQSSKREQAQVITELRPHYRLPDLLLIAKMAKSVYYYWRAASSKADPYQGAKEHITQIFNAHRGRYGYRRVHLELRNQQQYLNHKTVQKLMGQLGLKSLVRPKRYQSYKGSVGKAAPNLLERNFIAKAPNQKWVTDVTEFNIKGERVYLSPILDLYNQEIISYEIADRPQISSVMQMLKSAFKRLKNEDRPVLHSDQGWQYQMGLYQQALHQQGITQSMSRKGNCLDNAVMENWFGIMKTEFFYRRRFESIESFKTELKEYIHYYNHDRIKQKLKGLSPVKYRTQSLVLT encoded by the exons ATGAGCAAGTACAGCAAGCAGTTCAAGCTAAAGGTAGTTAAAGAGTTTCTAAAGTCAGGTGGTCTTAAGCGGGTAAGTCACTTATTTGAGATTAGTCACTCAGATGTCCGCAAATGGGCTTTAGCCTATCAAGCACGTGGCCATAGTGGTCTTAATCCTAGCTACCAACGCCACTCCCCGCAGTTCAAAGTACAGGTTCTAGAGTACATGGCACAGTATCAGATATCAGCTAGGCCAGCTGCTGCCCACTTTGGGATTGGTAGTATGACCACCATTTTGCAATGGCAAAAACTCTACAATGAAGGCGGTATTACAGCCCTTGCCAATCGACAGAGAGGACAACCGCCGATGTCCCAATTTAATATCAAAGCATTACTCAAAAAGCCTATCTCGGAGCTCACGCCGGCAGAGTTGCGAAGACGTTTGGGGTATGCCGAAGCACAGGCTGCCTACCTAAAAAAGT TTAGAAGCCTTAGCTCAGAGCAAAGCAGTAAAAGAGAACAAGCCCAAGTAATTACTGAGCTAAGGCCGCATTACCGTTTACCAGACTTACTACTCATCGCCAAGATGGCTAAAAGCGTTTACTACTACTGGCGGGCAGCCAGTAGTAAAGCTGATCCTTATCAGGGGGCTAAAGAGCATATCACCCAGATCTTTAATGCCCATCGGGGTCGCTATGGCTATCGGCGGGTACATTTAGAGCTGCGTAATCAACAGCAATACCTAAACCACAAGACCGTGCAAAAGCTGATGGGCCAACTAGGACTGAAGTCCCTTGTGAGGCCCAAGCGCTATCAGTCTTATAAGGGGTCTGTGGGTAAGGCAGCCCCTAACTTGTTAGAGCGCAACTTTATAGCTAAAGCACCCAATCAAAAGTGGGTGACTGATGTGACTGAGTTCAATATCAAGGGCGAGCGAGTTTATCTCTCACCCATCCTGGATCTATATAACCAAGAGATCATCTCCTATGAGATTGCTGATCGACCACAGATTAGCTCAGTAATGCAGATGCTAAAGAGCGCCTTCAAACGACTCAAGAATGAAGACAGGCCAGTATTGCACTCAGACCAGGGCTGGCAATACCAAATGGGGCTGTATCAACAGGCCCTACACCAGCAAGGCATTACTCAAAGCATGTCTAGAAAAGGTAACTGCTTAGATAACGCAGTGATGGAAAACTGGTTCGGGATTATGAAAACAGAGTTCTTCTATCGGAGAAGGTTTGAAAGTATCGAATCATTTAAAACAGAACTTAAAGAATATATCCATTACTACAACCATGATCGAATCAAACAAAAACTAAAGGGATTAAGCCCGGTGAAATACCGAACTCAATCCCTCGTGCTAACCTAA
- the cynS gene encoding cyanase, protein MDRSVVTQKIIESKVRNGMKWSDIAKTIGESKEWVTAGCLGQMTFTKAQAEAAGKLFELTDEEMAWLQIVPYKGSLPTAVPTDPLIYRWYEIVSVYGTTIKELIHEEFGDGIMSAIDFSMDIQRESDPKGDRVQVVLSGKYLSYKTY, encoded by the coding sequence ATGGACCGTTCAGTTGTTACTCAGAAAATCATTGAATCAAAGGTACGTAACGGAATGAAGTGGAGTGACATCGCTAAGACTATTGGCGAATCCAAGGAATGGGTCACCGCTGGATGCTTGGGTCAAATGACTTTCACAAAAGCGCAGGCTGAAGCTGCTGGAAAGTTATTTGAATTGACTGACGAAGAAATGGCATGGCTGCAGATCGTTCCATATAAGGGATCTCTACCAACTGCGGTGCCAACGGATCCACTAATCTATCGTTGGTATGAAATTGTGAGCGTTTATGGCACCACGATCAAAGAGTTGATCCATGAGGAATTTGGTGATGGCATCATGAGTGCAATTGATTTTTCAATGGATATTCAGCGGGAGTCAGACCCGAAAGGTGACCGAGTTCAGGTTGTGCTGTCTGGAAAGTACCTTTCTTATAAAACTTACTAA
- a CDS encoding ABC transporter ATP-binding protein: MQIENSFLKVESLSKSYKADAPPVFEGINFEIERGEFVCIIGHSGCGKTTILNVLAGLEDATSGYAYMLDREIKGPSLDRGVVFQGHALMPWMTVLQNVAFAVKSKYPDWSKAKITEHSKKYLEMVGLVNAENKKPSELSGGMKQRVGIARAFAIEPKMLLLDEPFGALDALTRGVIQDELLKICSETKQTVFMITHDVDEAILLSDKIMLMSNGPNARIAEIVINTLPKDRKRASLHHDPMYYPMRNHLVDFLVNRSKDLQAKGIAGGLDGYQPVLICPGLQTPVTQ, translated from the coding sequence ATGCAGATTGAAAATTCATTCTTGAAGGTTGAAAGCCTTAGTAAGTCATACAAGGCAGATGCACCTCCAGTATTCGAGGGCATCAATTTTGAAATTGAGCGTGGCGAGTTCGTTTGTATCATCGGTCACTCAGGCTGTGGCAAGACCACCATTTTAAATGTTCTTGCCGGTCTTGAGGACGCCACTAGTGGGTATGCCTATATGCTCGACCGCGAAATTAAAGGGCCAAGCCTTGATCGCGGAGTGGTATTTCAGGGTCATGCATTAATGCCTTGGATGACAGTGCTTCAAAATGTAGCTTTTGCTGTTAAGTCAAAGTATCCAGATTGGTCTAAGGCAAAAATTACTGAGCATTCTAAAAAATACCTAGAGATGGTGGGCTTGGTCAATGCTGAAAATAAAAAGCCTTCTGAGTTATCAGGCGGTATGAAGCAAAGGGTTGGCATTGCACGAGCTTTCGCTATTGAGCCAAAAATGCTGTTATTAGATGAGCCATTTGGCGCTTTAGATGCTTTGACGCGTGGGGTGATTCAGGATGAGTTGCTCAAAATTTGTAGTGAGACTAAGCAAACCGTCTTCATGATTACGCATGATGTCGATGAGGCAATTTTGCTCTCTGACAAGATTATGTTAATGAGCAATGGACCAAATGCTCGTATTGCAGAAATCGTAATTAACACGCTACCTAAAGATCGGAAGCGCGCCAGTTTGCATCATGACCCTATGTATTACCCGATGCGCAATCATTTAGTGGATTTTTTAGTAAATCGCTCTAAAGATTTACAGGCAAAAGGCATAGCTGGAGGCTTAGATGGCTATCAGCCAGTTCTAATATGCCCAGGCCTACAAACCCCAGTTACGCAATAA